A window from Candidatus Arthromitus sp. SFB-rat-Yit encodes these proteins:
- a CDS encoding DUF1576 domain-containing protein — MNFDLNLYKRKLDVYTVHLIIFLFIGSIGIFITPYKDLFIGIKNIITTRSILLTDYMYVSGIGATLLNASITSLLILLLYKINKTKETGSMIMSLWLTLGFAMVGKNFINIWPTIIGVYFYSKIQRESFSNYILIATLSTSVSPISSEIFKILNLNSYITLLISISISIFVGMIIPPLAKFTLKMHQGYNLYNVGFANGLITILIISILNYFKIEIKPNLLWSIEYKNILLFLIISLIIFLLLLGIKKSYYSKFPNILKHSGRTITDFYLMYGNSSYLNMGILGIIFLSYILIVNGDLNGPTIALLFCIIGFGSIGKHPLNTIPLTLGVSFTAYISNIQLNTPTILLTSLGSTALAPISGKFGAIIGFIAGCLHLILMKYIGHLSGGINLYNNGFIAGILAVILIPIIDGFKKGDI, encoded by the coding sequence ATGAATTTTGATTTAAATCTATATAAAAGAAAACTAGATGTATATACTGTACATCTAATTATTTTTTTATTTATAGGATCTATAGGAATTTTCATAACACCATATAAAGATCTTTTTATAGGGATAAAAAATATAATTACAACTCGTAGCATACTTCTTACTGACTATATGTATGTAAGTGGTATTGGTGCTACCTTATTAAATGCTTCTATAACCTCACTATTAATTTTATTGTTATATAAAATTAATAAAACAAAAGAAACAGGATCAATGATAATGTCATTATGGTTAACTCTTGGATTTGCTATGGTTGGTAAAAATTTTATAAATATTTGGCCTACAATAATAGGTGTATATTTTTATTCTAAAATTCAAAGAGAAAGTTTTTCAAACTATATTCTTATCGCAACTCTATCTACATCCGTTTCTCCAATATCTAGTGAAATTTTTAAAATATTAAATCTTAATTCCTATATAACTTTATTAATATCTATATCAATTTCTATATTTGTAGGTATGATAATTCCTCCACTAGCTAAGTTCACACTAAAAATGCATCAAGGATACAATTTATATAACGTAGGTTTTGCAAATGGATTGATAACCATATTGATTATATCAATACTCAATTATTTTAAAATAGAAATCAAACCAAACTTACTATGGAGTATCGAATACAAAAATATTTTATTGTTTTTAATAATTAGCTTAATAATATTTTTACTATTACTTGGAATTAAAAAATCTTATTATTCAAAGTTTCCTAACATATTAAAACACTCTGGAAGGACTATAACAGATTTTTACTTAATGTACGGAAATTCCTCTTATTTAAATATGGGTATACTCGGTATCATATTTCTATCTTATATACTCATAGTAAATGGAGATTTAAATGGACCCACAATAGCCCTATTATTCTGTATAATTGGCTTTGGATCAATCGGAAAACATCCTTTAAATACAATCCCATTAACTCTTGGAGTGTCTTTTACGGCTTATATAAGTAATATACAATTAAATACACCTACAATTTTACTAACAAGTCTAGGCTCAACCGCTCTTGCTCCAATATCCGGTAAATTCGGAGCTATAATAGGTTTTATAGCAGGATGCTTACATTTAATTTTAATGAAATATATCGGACATTTAAGTGGTGGAATTAACTTATATAATAATGGATTTATAGCAGGTATACTTGCAGTAATATTAATTCCAATAATAGATGGTTTTAAAAAAGGAGATATTTAA
- a CDS encoding 5'-methylthioadenosine/adenosylhomocysteine nucleosidase, which translates to MKIGIICAMKEEFELISNDINNASITNKINLEFISGKLYGKDIVGVVCGIGKVNSAICTQVLISEFKCTHIINSGVAGGIDENVKFKDVVIANDLIQHDFNVCNFGYRLGEIPNIGTYSFKCDNSLINLSKSVCENISNTGIDFKFHVGRIITGDQFISDDKISNKLKNDFNALACEMESGAIAQTCYLNNIPYIIIRSISDNGGNIAGHEFYKFLNDASKNSYLILKNLIIQI; encoded by the coding sequence ATGAAAATAGGAATAATATGTGCTATGAAAGAAGAGTTTGAACTCATATCAAACGATATAAACAATGCATCAATAACTAACAAAATAAACTTAGAATTTATTTCAGGGAAACTTTATGGAAAAGATATAGTAGGTGTTGTTTGTGGAATTGGTAAAGTAAATTCAGCTATATGTACTCAAGTTTTAATTTCTGAATTCAAGTGTACACACATTATAAATAGCGGTGTTGCTGGAGGCATTGATGAAAATGTTAAATTTAAAGATGTTGTTATAGCAAACGATTTAATACAACACGATTTTAATGTTTGTAATTTTGGATATAGATTAGGTGAAATACCAAATATTGGTACTTATTCATTTAAATGTGATAATTCTCTAATAAATTTATCAAAGTCTGTGTGTGAAAATATTTCAAATACTGGTATTGATTTTAAATTCCATGTAGGCAGAATTATAACAGGAGATCAATTTATATCTGATGATAAAATATCAAATAAACTAAAAAATGATTTTAATGCACTTGCTTGTGAAATGGAAAGTGGAGCAATAGCTCAAACATGTTATCTAAACAATATCCCTTATATAATTATAAGATCAATATCAGATAATGGTGGAAATATTGCTGGACATGAATTCTATAAATTTTTAAACGACGCATCTAAAAACTCATATTTAATTTTAAAAAACCTAATCATTCAAATATAA
- a CDS encoding tRNA threonylcarbamoyladenosine dehydratase yields the protein MIQHALSRMELIIGTEALKSLRGKKVVVLGLGGVGSYSVEALARAGVGNIVIVDDDTVCLTNLNRQLHAVYKTIGKFKTMVMKERVESISKKINVIEIIKTVTKDNIAEIIDSDVDYVIDALDTITAKIALAEYCEKNNINLISCMGTGNKLDPTQFKITDIYQTKNCPLCKVMRYELRKRGVKKLKVVFSEEKPKKPKMSEVANCITGCVCNYDNGRSCTNKRQIPGSISFVPPVAGFILAGEVINTFLDKKQ from the coding sequence ATGATTCAACATGCTTTATCAAGAATGGAATTGATTATAGGTACTGAAGCATTAAAAAGTTTAAGGGGTAAAAAAGTTGTTGTATTAGGACTTGGCGGAGTTGGATCTTATAGTGTTGAAGCTTTAGCAAGAGCAGGCGTAGGCAATATTGTTATAGTTGATGACGATACAGTATGTTTAACTAATTTAAATAGACAACTTCATGCTGTTTATAAAACAATTGGTAAGTTTAAGACTATGGTTATGAAGGAAAGGGTTGAAAGTATAAGTAAAAAAATTAATGTTATTGAAATTATAAAAACAGTTACTAAAGATAATATAGCAGAAATTATAGATAGTGATGTTGATTATGTTATAGATGCTTTGGATACAATAACGGCTAAAATCGCATTAGCAGAATATTGTGAAAAAAATAATATTAATTTAATTAGTTGTATGGGTACAGGAAATAAATTAGATCCTACTCAGTTTAAAATTACTGATATATATCAAACTAAGAATTGTCCTTTGTGTAAGGTTATGAGATATGAACTTAGAAAAAGAGGAGTGAAAAAATTAAAAGTAGTGTTTTCGGAAGAGAAGCCTAAAAAACCTAAAATGAGTGAAGTGGCTAATTGTATTACGGGGTGTGTATGTAATTATGATAATGGTAGAAGCTGTACAAATAAAAGGCAAATACCTGGAAGTATTTCATTTGTACCACCAGTAGCAGGATTTATATTAGCAGGAGAGGTTATTAATACATTTTTAGACAAAAAACAATAA
- a CDS encoding lipid II:glycine glycyltransferase FemX, translating into MTYSFKEGSSEELNKFSFNSPKGHIFQTTYWGSFKKEWTSKSIIGLDNKNNIVLSCIMLIRKLPILNKNIAYIPRGFICDYTNFSILDEFTSYLNSYAKKNKIAFITIDPDIHIKENTNEVTKNADIILNLKKLGYIENSSKNFENIQPNFVFRLNLDTNSENKTNEEIKLNILNKFSSKARYNIKLGIERGLSVESYTFDTLKENKLEIFQELMDITGKRDNFIVRKKDYFFNMLKTLNPYCKLYLVKYSYEADKKNIYKKLNECKLNLNNSHSKLYNLQESLKCENDEKKIIKLKSKIESKTKEIKNNELQLTSLENKLNTISIYKNKEIYLSGAIYLTWGNKAWYLYGASHNILRDTMPNFLMQYEMIKDSIDNNCSIYDFRGVSGDLNEDNPLYGLYRFKKMFNGDFVEFIGEYTLILDKYIYTFFKKIFPKFKDVRNFIFQNKKK; encoded by the coding sequence ATGACTTATAGCTTTAAAGAAGGTAGCTCTGAAGAATTAAATAAATTTTCATTTAATTCTCCTAAAGGGCATATTTTTCAAACTACATATTGGGGAAGTTTTAAAAAAGAGTGGACAAGTAAATCAATAATAGGATTAGATAATAAAAATAATATTGTTTTATCATGTATTATGCTTATAAGAAAATTACCAATATTAAATAAAAATATTGCATATATACCTCGTGGTTTTATATGTGATTATACAAACTTTTCAATTTTAGATGAATTTACTTCTTATCTCAATTCATATGCTAAAAAAAATAAAATAGCTTTTATTACAATAGATCCAGATATACACATTAAAGAAAACACTAATGAGGTAACAAAAAATGCAGATATAATATTAAATCTTAAAAAACTTGGTTATATTGAAAATAGCTCAAAAAACTTTGAAAATATTCAACCAAATTTTGTATTTAGACTAAACCTGGATACAAACTCTGAAAATAAAACAAATGAAGAAATTAAACTAAATATCCTAAATAAATTTTCAAGTAAAGCAAGATATAACATAAAACTTGGAATTGAACGAGGACTTAGTGTTGAAAGCTATACTTTTGATACATTAAAAGAAAATAAACTTGAAATTTTTCAAGAGCTTATGGATATAACAGGCAAGCGTGATAATTTTATAGTTAGAAAAAAAGATTACTTTTTTAATATGTTAAAAACTTTAAATCCCTACTGTAAACTTTATTTGGTAAAATATTCTTATGAGGCTGATAAAAAAAATATCTATAAAAAATTAAATGAATGTAAATTAAATTTAAATAATTCACATTCAAAATTATATAATTTGCAAGAATCACTAAAATGTGAAAATGATGAGAAAAAAATTATTAAACTTAAATCCAAAATAGAAAGTAAGACTAAAGAAATTAAAAATAACGAACTTCAATTAACATCTCTTGAAAACAAATTAAACACCATTTCCATATACAAAAACAAAGAAATATACTTATCAGGAGCAATATACTTAACATGGGGTAATAAAGCTTGGTATTTATATGGTGCCTCTCACAATATTTTAAGAGATACAATGCCAAACTTCTTAATGCAATACGAAATGATTAAAGATAGCATAGATAATAATTGTTCTATATACGATTTCAGAGGTGTTTCTGGAGATTTAAATGAAGATAATCCACTATATGGATTATATAGATTTAAAAAAATGTTTAATGGTGATTTTGTAGAATTTATAGGTGAATATACATTGATTTTAGATAAGTATATATATACATTTTTCAAAAAAATATTTCCAAAATTCAAAGATGTAAGAAATTTTATATTCCAAAACAAAAAGAAGTAA
- the rsmI gene encoding 16S rRNA (cytidine(1402)-2'-O)-methyltransferase yields MGLYIIGTPIGNMKDITYRAIEILNECDVILCEDTRCSLKLLNYYGIKKKLISYHKFNEFKILDRIILDIKCGNKYGIISDAGMPCISDPGQILVNKCIEEGIHVDVIPGACAVINGKILSGFYNEMFTFIGFLPKESKKLRDKINLIKNIKTVLVIYESPHRLIKTLNILGDEFGRETSIYIGRELTKMFEENFRGTIDDSIKYFSNDKIRGEYVICIENNEKIEVIEDIQIIEEFIKNRNLGITNKDNINKICNEYGIKKNYVYKLVTKEINLT; encoded by the coding sequence ATGGGTTTATATATAATAGGAACTCCAATAGGAAATATGAAAGATATTACTTATAGAGCTATAGAGATACTTAATGAATGTGATGTTATATTATGTGAAGATACAAGGTGTTCTCTTAAACTTTTAAATTATTATGGTATAAAGAAAAAGTTAATATCTTATCATAAGTTTAATGAATTTAAAATTTTAGATAGGATTATATTAGATATTAAATGTGGTAATAAATATGGAATTATAAGTGATGCGGGTATGCCTTGCATAAGTGATCCAGGTCAAATTCTCGTTAATAAATGTATAGAAGAAGGAATACATGTAGATGTTATACCGGGAGCTTGTGCGGTTATAAATGGGAAAATATTAAGTGGATTTTATAATGAGATGTTTACGTTTATAGGTTTTCTTCCAAAGGAATCTAAAAAGTTAAGAGATAAAATAAACTTAATTAAAAATATTAAAACAGTTCTTGTAATCTATGAATCGCCACATAGACTTATAAAGACTTTGAATATACTTGGAGATGAGTTTGGTAGGGAAACTTCTATATATATAGGAAGAGAATTGACAAAGATGTTTGAAGAGAATTTTAGAGGTACAATTGATGATTCAATAAAATATTTTTCAAATGACAAAATTAGGGGGGAATATGTAATTTGTATAGAAAATAATGAAAAGATTGAAGTCATAGAAGATATTCAAATAATAGAAGAGTTTATAAAAAATAGGAATCTAGGGATAACAAATAAAGATAATATAAATAAGATATGTAATGAATATGGTATAAAGAAAAATTATGTATATAAATTGGTTACAAAAGAAATCAACCTCACATAA
- a CDS encoding AbrB/MazE/SpoVT family DNA-binding domain-containing protein — MKSTGVVRKVDELGRIVIPIELRRTLDIGEKDSLEIYVDRNHIILKKYEPACVFCGNSKDITTFKDKNICNNCLLEINNV, encoded by the coding sequence ATGAAATCAACTGGTGTTGTTAGAAAAGTAGATGAACTAGGACGTATTGTTATTCCAATAGAACTTAGAAGAACACTTGATATAGGTGAGAAGGATTCACTGGAAATATATGTAGATAGAAATCACATAATTCTTAAAAAATATGAACCAGCGTGTGTATTTTGTGGTAACTCTAAAGACATAACTACGTTTAAGGACAAAAATATATGTAATAATTGTTTATTAGAAATAAATAATGTATGA
- a CDS encoding M15 family metallopeptidase produces MSILILSFSILLIGGGLYYTYDSLTQIDKKITINNFKNTTESLYNFDVSINGLKLLNSFHHDMSLDIRYASKNNFTHTVLYDADACILQENTLKKLLNAQEEFKSLGYKIKIWDAYRPFYIQKILWDIVPNSNYIANPYTGGSNHNRACAVDITLTDLNDIEINMPTGFDEFSDRAHRSYIGASEIQIKNAELLKNIMIKHGFKPIYTEWWHFDDANYSNYPIINISINEYLQIINTKMKGGELQ; encoded by the coding sequence ATGTCTATACTTATACTATCATTTAGTATTCTCCTTATAGGAGGAGGACTTTATTACACATATGATTCATTAACGCAAATTGATAAAAAGATTACAATTAATAATTTTAAAAATACAACAGAATCTTTATATAATTTTGATGTATCTATAAATGGTCTTAAGCTATTGAATTCATTTCATCATGACATGAGTTTAGATATTAGATATGCCTCTAAAAATAATTTTACACATACAGTACTTTATGATGCTGATGCATGTATACTACAAGAAAATACTCTTAAAAAATTATTAAATGCTCAAGAGGAATTCAAATCACTTGGATACAAAATAAAAATATGGGATGCATATAGACCCTTTTATATACAAAAAATATTATGGGATATAGTTCCAAATAGTAACTATATAGCTAATCCCTATACTGGTGGATCTAATCATAATAGAGCATGTGCTGTTGATATTACACTGACTGATTTAAACGATATAGAAATAAATATGCCTACTGGTTTTGACGAATTTTCAGATAGAGCTCACAGGAGTTACATAGGTGCATCTGAAATACAAATAAAGAATGCAGAACTCCTAAAAAACATAATGATAAAACATGGTTTTAAACCAATATATACTGAATGGTGGCATTTTGATGATGCTAATTATTCTAATTATCCTATAATTAATATCAGCATAAATGAATATCTTCAAATTATAAATACTAAAATGAAGGGAGGTGAATTGCAATGA
- a CDS encoding LCP family protein has protein sequence MFNNISNDTKKMIRISIYLIIVFVLFVGGFFTGKSLKLLSKIAPENQLDRNSIGLSNPSTDIDFSDNKIVTFAVFGLDRRDKNEIPRSDAIMLVTIDTSRKKIKLTSVMRDIYITIDGIGKDKLNHAYFYGGPALSLKTINNTFNMNVEDYVSVDFFNLPTIIDDLGGIELDIKKSEINNLNKYIQENQSLLNISGEHLIKESGVQTVSGIQALSYARIRDVGDGDFERTERQRKVILAMIEKAQSISPLKLSKLLEKNIDAIETSLSLNKILSLGANLLLNKYTIEQTRIPFEGDYDDGGRIIDGIWYLTFDKETTVNKFKNYIYNDVLDQK, from the coding sequence ATGTTTAATAATATTTCAAATGATACTAAGAAGATGATCCGTATATCAATATACTTAATTATTGTTTTTGTTTTATTTGTAGGTGGATTTTTTACAGGCAAGAGCTTAAAACTTTTATCGAAAATTGCTCCAGAAAATCAACTAGATAGAAATTCTATAGGATTATCCAATCCATCAACAGATATAGATTTTTCAGATAACAAAATCGTAACTTTTGCTGTATTCGGATTAGATAGAAGGGATAAAAATGAAATACCAAGATCTGATGCAATAATGCTTGTTACAATTGATACATCAAGAAAAAAAATTAAACTTACATCTGTTATGAGGGATATTTATATAACCATAGATGGCATTGGAAAAGATAAATTAAACCATGCATATTTTTATGGAGGACCTGCATTATCTCTAAAAACAATTAACAATACCTTTAACATGAATGTAGAAGATTATGTTTCAGTAGATTTTTTCAATTTACCTACTATTATAGATGATTTAGGTGGAATTGAATTAGATATTAAAAAATCTGAAATAAATAATTTAAATAAATATATACAGGAAAATCAAAGTTTATTAAATATTAGTGGAGAACATTTAATAAAAGAGTCTGGAGTTCAAACCGTTTCTGGAATTCAAGCTCTTTCATATGCGCGTATAAGAGATGTTGGTGATGGAGATTTCGAGAGAACAGAAAGACAAAGAAAAGTAATACTAGCAATGATTGAAAAAGCTCAATCTATTTCACCATTAAAATTATCAAAGTTATTAGAAAAGAATATAGATGCAATTGAAACTAGTTTATCTTTAAATAAAATACTTTCACTCGGTGCTAATCTACTTTTAAACAAATACACAATAGAACAAACACGTATTCCATTTGAAGGAGATTATGACGATGGGGGTAGGATTATAGACGGCATTTGGTATCTAACCTTCGATAAAGAAACAACTGTAAATAAATTTAAAAATTACATTTACAATGATGTATTAGATCAAAAATAA
- a CDS encoding acyltransferase family protein, which translates to MISEKQSNKNLTEFNYLRAIGITLVVLGHSFPYIKDINIPVYNYIHSLIYSFHMPLFFIISGFFANKAFKINSLKSYKEFIFSKFKRLMIPYFIISTLTIPIKLILNKFSERPIVLSEIIKDILFLPWNNPIIFFWFIYVLFFIFLITPILIKINKYIVLSLLLFTSILNIYNIEILGISTLLKYAIFFFIGLYIHPLYMNYRDKILNININKLKNKLFIVIPFIIFLMNFNIDFNSLNIFSKYLTNILFILKSLLGIYVSYTICILFFKFRDIKLISNVFNTLNKYSFDIYLLSWFAQIFVRILLLQLLNLNYNIVVIISFLAGFSPIIISKLIFRKSKILRKFILGI; encoded by the coding sequence ATGATATCAGAAAAACAATCAAATAAAAATCTAACTGAATTCAATTATCTAAGAGCTATTGGTATAACTTTAGTTGTGCTAGGTCATTCGTTTCCATACATCAAAGATATAAATATTCCAGTATATAATTACATTCATTCTCTTATTTATTCATTCCATATGCCACTTTTTTTTATAATATCTGGTTTTTTTGCAAATAAAGCCTTTAAAATAAATTCATTAAAAAGTTATAAAGAATTTATCTTTTCTAAATTTAAGAGATTAATGATACCATACTTTATAATAAGCACTTTAACCATACCCATAAAACTTATTTTAAATAAATTTTCAGAAAGACCTATAGTATTATCAGAAATCATAAAAGATATATTATTTTTACCTTGGAACAACCCTATAATATTTTTTTGGTTTATATATGTGCTATTTTTTATATTTTTAATTACACCAATATTAATAAAGATAAATAAATACATAGTTCTATCGTTGCTACTTTTTACATCAATACTCAATATATACAATATAGAAATTTTAGGTATATCTACTTTATTAAAATATGCTATATTTTTCTTTATAGGTTTATATATACACCCCTTGTATATGAATTACAGAGATAAAATTTTAAATATCAATATAAATAAACTTAAAAATAAACTATTTATAGTGATACCATTTATAATATTCTTAATGAATTTTAACATTGATTTTAATTCATTGAATATATTTTCTAAATATTTAACAAATATTTTATTTATTTTAAAAAGTTTATTAGGAATATATGTTTCCTATACAATATGTATATTATTTTTTAAATTTAGAGATATTAAGCTAATATCAAATGTATTTAATACTCTAAATAAATACAGTTTCGACATATATTTGTTATCTTGGTTTGCTCAAATATTTGTAAGAATACTATTACTTCAATTATTAAATTTAAATTATAATATTGTAGTTATAATATCATTCTTAGCTGGATTCTCTCCTATTATTATAAGTAAATTAATTTTTAGGAAGTCAAAGATATTAAGAAAATTTATACTTGGTATATAA
- a CDS encoding glycosyltransferase has protein sequence MNIALVHDWLPFMGGAERVITNFLELFKNAPIYTSVYNKDRLEGILKDANIYGSFLQKFRSARKDHRKFLPLMPTAFETFDLNKYDVVLSSSSSCAKGIVTNPNTCHICYCHSPMRYGWEFYYEYIENSGKFKRFITKYIMNYMRIWDNVSSDRVDYFIANSKNVANRIWKHYRRDSVVIHPPVRSRFFEVCDKKQDYFLIVSRLQEYKKVDLAIEVFNELNMPLIIIGEGPLKEKLVKKVKHDNIKFLGRQSDDVVKKYYREARAFLFPGEEDFGITSLEAQCSGTPVIAYGKGGALETVVHEKTGLFFYDQTISSLKSAINEFCKMEFNSEEIRVHAEKFDEEIFKFKISNFVYDKVEEFKNNKKWIVL, from the coding sequence ATGAATATTGCTTTAGTGCATGACTGGTTACCATTTATGGGAGGAGCTGAAAGAGTTATTACTAATTTTTTAGAATTATTCAAAAATGCTCCGATATATACAAGTGTTTATAATAAGGATAGGTTAGAGGGTATACTTAAGGATGCGAATATATATGGCTCCTTTCTGCAAAAATTCAGATCTGCACGTAAGGATCATAGAAAGTTTTTGCCATTAATGCCAACAGCGTTTGAAACATTTGATTTGAATAAATATGATGTCGTATTAAGTAGTAGCTCATCTTGTGCTAAAGGTATTGTAACAAATCCAAATACTTGCCATATTTGTTATTGTCATTCGCCTATGAGGTATGGATGGGAATTTTATTATGAATACATAGAAAATTCAGGTAAATTTAAAAGGTTCATTACAAAATATATAATGAACTATATGAGGATTTGGGATAATGTTTCGTCAGATAGGGTAGATTACTTTATTGCTAATTCTAAAAATGTAGCTAATAGAATTTGGAAACATTATAGACGAGATAGCGTTGTTATACATCCACCTGTAAGAAGTAGATTTTTTGAGGTGTGTGATAAAAAACAAGATTATTTTTTGATTGTATCAAGACTTCAAGAATATAAGAAGGTAGATTTAGCTATTGAAGTTTTTAATGAGCTTAATATGCCGTTAATAATTATAGGTGAGGGTCCGTTGAAAGAAAAATTAGTTAAGAAAGTTAAACATGATAATATAAAATTTCTAGGAAGGCAATCGGATGATGTTGTTAAAAAATATTATAGAGAGGCTAGAGCGTTTTTATTTCCAGGAGAAGAAGATTTTGGGATAACATCATTAGAGGCACAATGTAGTGGAACCCCAGTTATAGCATATGGAAAAGGAGGAGCTTTGGAAACTGTTGTTCATGAAAAAACAGGTTTGTTTTTTTATGATCAAACAATAAGTTCTCTAAAATCAGCTATAAATGAATTTTGTAAGATGGAATTTAATTCTGAAGAAATAAGGGTTCATGCCGAAAAATTTGATGAAGAAATTTTTAAGTTCAAGATAAGCAATTTTGTATATGATAAAGTAGAAGAATTTAAGAATAACAAAAAATGGATAGTTTTGTAA
- a CDS encoding glycosyltransferase family 4 protein, translating into MILFNALQKSISAGIGRYSFELSKELYLQLKDDIKIIVREEDVKDYRFVDSKSLIIFRNIKNSKDRNLFEQIYIPKLVSEKYKGSIIHYPDSIAPLFLNSSKIVITVHDLAFKILTGVFTNKTLIWKNIMTNFSVKKANRIISITNFTKKELIKHYSGIDKKIDLVYNGFNSLSNSNICDKNISDKILNLGTQKYILTVSTISPRKNIDTLIKAFNKMDDIQNIKLVIAGVNGWMYEYVHKLVLELNISDRVIFTGRVNDDELKFLYKNASVFVYPSIYEGFGLPPLEAMSYGIRTIVSDVECLREVLGESVDYFPSKDYIYLSKMLNEILKLKDQNKSYDYSCTLNKYSWRKCASDTIKVYNEVMKGV; encoded by the coding sequence ATGATTTTATTTAATGCACTTCAAAAATCTATTAGTGCAGGTATTGGTAGATATAGCTTTGAATTATCTAAAGAGTTATATTTACAATTAAAAGATGACATTAAGATTATAGTACGAGAAGAGGATGTTAAAGATTATAGATTCGTTGACTCAAAATCCCTAATAATTTTCAGAAATATAAAAAACTCTAAAGATCGCAATTTATTTGAACAGATATATATACCGAAGCTTGTTTCTGAAAAATATAAAGGTAGTATAATACATTATCCAGACAGTATAGCTCCTTTATTTTTAAACAGTAGTAAAATAGTAATAACAGTACATGATTTAGCTTTTAAAATATTAACTGGTGTTTTTACTAATAAAACCTTGATTTGGAAAAATATTATGACCAATTTTTCAGTCAAAAAAGCTAATCGAATAATATCGATAACAAATTTTACAAAAAAAGAGTTGATTAAACATTACAGTGGTATAGATAAAAAAATAGATCTCGTTTACAATGGGTTTAATAGTTTGAGTAATAGTAATATATGCGATAAAAATATTTCTGATAAAATATTGAATTTAGGTACACAAAAATACATATTAACTGTCAGCACAATTTCCCCTCGAAAGAATATAGATACACTTATAAAAGCTTTTAATAAAATGGATGATATACAAAATATTAAATTAGTTATTGCTGGAGTTAATGGGTGGATGTATGAATATGTTCACAAATTAGTTTTAGAGTTAAATATTTCTGACAGAGTTATTTTTACGGGAAGAGTAAATGATGATGAGCTGAAATTTTTGTATAAAAATGCTAGTGTGTTTGTTTATCCATCTATTTATGAAGGATTTGGATTACCACCCCTTGAAGCTATGAGTTATGGGATTAGAACTATTGTTTCGGATGTAGAATGTCTTAGAGAGGTTTTAGGTGAATCGGTAGATTACTTTCCTTCAAAAGATTACATATATCTTTCCAAAATGTTAAATGAAATTTTAAAATTAAAGGATCAAAATAAATCTTATGATTATAGTTGTACGTTAAATAAATATTCATGGAGAAAATGTGCAAGTGATACAATTAAGGTGTATAATGAGGTTATGAAAGGGGTTTAA